Sequence from the Pseudomonadota bacterium genome:
ATCAGCTTGTCGGCGGCGAGGATGTTGATGACGCCCAAGCCCTGGTCGGTCTGCATGAAGTCGGCGATGTTCAGCATCGGCTCGCCGAAGAACTGATCGCCGCCCTGCTGTTCAATCTGCATGAGGCCGCGTTGGATGGCGCCGACGCTGGCGGCGCTGATGTTGCCGTAGTCGGTGGTGAAGTCGCGCGCGTTGTCGCCGACGTATTGCAGCATCGCGCGCAGGTCCTTGAGATCGAGCAGCGCGAGGCCATTGTCATCGGCAATCTTGAACGCGAGGTTCAGGACGCCTGCTTGAGTTTCATTCAAGGCCAGCATGCGCGACAACAACAGCGGCCCCATGTCGCTGACGGTGGCACGCAGCGGGTGGCCTTGCGCGCCGAACACGTCCCACAGCGTGGTCGGGCAGGCGAACGCCGTCGGCGCATCGAGATGACGTTCGGCGAGGATGGCGGCGAGCTTGGCGCCGACCGTGCCGGCCTGGCTGATGCCGGTGAGGTCACCCTTCACATCGGCCATGAACACCGGCACGCCGATGCGGCTGAAATTCTCGGCCAGGGTTTGCAGGGTGATGGTCTTGCCGGTGCCGGTGGCGCCGGTGATGAGACCGTGGCGGTTGGCGAGGGCGGGCAACAGATGACATTGCACGTCATCGCGTTGGGCGACGAGGATGGGGTCGGCCATGAAGATCTCCGAGCATTTTCGATGGGCCAGACTTCAGTCTGACATTCATTCCTCCAGCTGACCTGGCATGGAATGTCAGACTGAAGTCTGACCCACAATGACGGTGATGGGGAGACCTAGCCCGCCGCCAACTTCACCGCCAGCGCCACGTAGGGCGGCACGATCGCCGCCCACGACGCGAAGCGCGGGTCTGGCGCGCGGCCGGTTTCATAAAGATGCACACCGAGCTGGATGATGGCGGCGACCTTGGCCACCTGTATCGCCTCGTAGCGATGCATGTCGACGGCGCTGCGGCCGGTCATGGCCTGCCATTCGTCGATGGTGCGGCTGCGTGACCACCAGCCCGGCAGTTCATAGCCCGCCGAGCCCAGCGCCGCTTCGCCCTGGTCGTAGAACTGCAGCACGTAGCCGAGATCGAGCAAGGGGTCGCTGACGCCCGCCATCTCCCAATCGAGCAATGCCAGCATGCGACCTTGGCGGTTCCACAGCGTGTTGCCGTGCTTGGGATCGCCGTGGATGGGACAGGGTGGGCCGGACGGACGCGGCGGGCGCGCCACGAGATCCTCCAGCACCGCGACCAGATCGGGCGAGGCCTCGGCGCCGCGCGCGACATCCAGCCAGTGCTGCGCTTCCTCGACGACCGTGCGCGCCGGCGCCGGCATGGCCGATACCGGCAGGCGATGGACATTGGCCACCGCGCCTATCCATTGCGCGCACATCGCGTCCCGCGTCGCGTCCGGCAGCGCCTTCAGCCACTCGGGCGTGACGTATTCGAAGGCCTCGCCCTCCAGGCATTCCATGATGAAGAACGGGTCGCCGATCAGCGCCGCGTCCGTACACAACTCGTAGACCTTGGGCACCGGCGGCCCGTCGGCATGCCTGCCCATGGCGTCCAACACCGCGTGCTGCGCGGCCATGTCGTAGGGCGGCAACAGGCCTTCCTTGGACGGTGGCATGCGCAGGATGCGATTGATGCCTTCGAGCTTGTAGGTTTCGTTGGAATGACCGGTGGACAAGGCCGTGATCGAGGTCAAGGCCGCGCCGACACCCAGGTATTCGCGCAGGCCTGTCAGCATGCGCGCGAGATCGCGTGACATCGCCGCTCAACCGCGCGTACGGGTGGAGGACAATTCCATCTCCGGCCATTCGCCGAGCACGATGGGCTCGAACAGGCCGTAGCCCTTGGCATCGCCCTCGCGCACCTTGACGATGGTGTCGCGCACCGCCGTGGCAAGGCGCTTGCGGACTTCGGGCGCGGTCATGTCCGGGATCTGTTCGCCGTCGAGATTCAGTTCGCCGCGCCAGTTGCCGTGCTTCTTGCCGTCGAAGCCGAGATACAGCGCGGTCGAGAGATAGAAGCCCGACTCGCCCATCACTTCGATGTCGACCTTGTTGGTTTCGCCGTTCAGCATGTCGATGTAGAGATACCCGCCCAGCAGGCGACGGGTGTCGTCGTCGTAACGCAGCACCGGGCGCACGCGCGCGATGCGCTCCTGGCGGCCGTCGGCATTGTTGCGGTAGCCGGAGAAATAAAACACCTCGTCGCCGCGGATCTGCAGGTAGAAGTGGTATTCGTACTTGGTGCCGTCGGGCTTTTCGAGCAGCAGCGGTGACCAGTTCAGGAGGAACTTCGAATCCTCGAACTTGCGCTCGCCAAAATCACGCGCCGGGCGCAGATCGGTCGGCGGCGCGCCGACGTCGAGGCGCACACCCCAGGAATGATCGCGGTAGGAGAACCAGTCTTCGGGGCGGATGATTTCACGCTTGCCGTCGATTTCCACCCAGCCGCTCGGCACGCCGGCCTGGTGATAGCGCACCACGTTGGAGACGATGCGAAAGCCGCGCTCGTCGCGCTGGATGTGGCGGTCTTCGAAGAAACACGGATGAATGGCTTCGAAGGTGAGGTCGAAGGTCAGTGGAATGACGCCGTTCTTGTCCAGCGCCCAGCGGATCTTCTTTTGTGGTTCCAGCACTTCATAGGTGATGGGCCCGACCTTGGTCGCGAGCGGGTCCTGCGACAGTTCGCGGCTGGCGCGGATGGTCCATTGTTCCTTGCCGCGCGAGATGCCGGCGAAGGCATCCATCACGTCGCGGTTCTGGTAGCGGCCGAGACCGCAGTCGATCTGGAGCGTGCCGTCCTTGCGCGAACTCAGCGTCCACAGCTTCTCGGTCCACGACAGGTCCGATTCCGCGACGGTCGCGAAGGTGTCGGCGATCTGGTGATTGAGTTGCTCGTCGGCGTCGAGCAGTTTGCCTATGCCTTGCATGATTCTCCCCTCTCTTGCAGTGATGGACGTTGAACGCGGATTACTTGTCGGGCGCGAAGATCGCGTGCCACACGACGTGGGTCCAGGTGTCGATGAAGGCTTCGCGCCGCGCGTCATCGAGGCCTTTGCCGTATTGCACGTAGGTGTGGTTGACCGACCACGACAGCACTTCGGCCACCATGGTCGGCAAGCCGGCATGGGCGCGGCCGCTGTCGGCGATGCGTTGCACGGCCTGGCGGCTCTCGGCCACGAAGCGCTCGATCATGCGGCTATGCAGCTCACCGACCTGCGCGTCGTAGGGCGCGGTCTCGGCGGCGGCGGCGAGGATGGCGTGATGCTGCATGTAGGCGTCGAAGAAGCGCGCCATGGCCGCGCGCAGATCTTCGAAGCGCGCATCCTCGGCATGCACGAACCACAGGCCGCCGGCGCCCACCACCTCGTCGGCGACGCGCGCGATGAGGCGTGCCACCAGCTCGCCCTTGTCACGGAAATGCAGGTAGAAGGTGGCGCGCGCGATGCCGGCCTCGCGCGCCAGCGCGTCGATGGAAATGGCGGTGATGGTCAGGCCGCGGTCGAGCAGGCGCTCCAGCGCCAGCTGCAGGCGCTCTTCCATGTTGAGTGCGGCATCGACATCGGTGCGGGCGCGGCGGGTGACGCTGGCCATGGTCTATCCTCGTGGCAGGGATGCGCGTTGCCGCGCAAGCGAAGCGCGAAGATAAGACCGGCGGTCGTGCCTAGTCAATGCGTCTAGACACTGTGTCCAGTCATGCCTATAGTCGCGACCAAGGTCGATTCACTTAGCGAGGGGAGAGCGGATATGTCGGTCATCGAAAGCGATGCGCTCGGTCGGGCGCAGGAATTCCAGCACGGCGGCAAGGGACCGGTCACGGCCTCACGTCACCGCCGTAACGCGGTCATCTACGCGCTCCTGTGCGTCGCGGCGCTGACGCCGGCCTGGCTCGACGCCTCGGCCGCGTGGCAGGCCGCCGGCCTCGGCCTGTTCCTGCCGGGCGGGGGATTCTTCGCCCTCGGCGGTGGCTGGCTGTTGATGGTGCCGGTGGTGCTGGCTCTGTTCTGGGTGTCCTGCGTGGCGTGGTTCTGGAGCGGCATGGTGGTGGCGCCGCTGACCGTGTGGTTGGGCTCGGCGCTGGTCGCCGGCAGCCTCGCCGGCGACAGCATCTGGGCGCCCGGCATGGCCTTGGCGCCGATGGCGGCGGCCGGCATCTTCCTGTGGTTCCAGCACAAGAACAATCAGCGCCACGCCGCCGACCGCGAGCGCTTCGCCATGCGCCAGCAGTTCTTCGCCGCCTCGCGCGCCGAGGTCGTCGAGCGCGTGCGGAGTGAGCCGGCCTTGGGCAGCCGCGAACTCGACATGGAGCAACTCTCGGCCGCGCGCTACGTGCTGGACCGCGCCCTGCAGCCGGTCGGCCAGTTCAAGGGCTATACCGTCATCGACCAGTTCCAGCCCGCCGCGCTGCGCTACCAGATCAACCACCTCGGTTTCGCGCTCGGCATGATGCAGGGCCATTACACGCCCAACTTCAGCGGCTACCTGGGCCAGGCCCAGCGCAACCTCGTCGACACTTATCTTTCCAAGAAGGTGTGGGACTACTGGGTGCTGGAGTCGATGTGGGGTCACTTCAATTTCAGCAATTTCGACCCGGCGGCCAAGGACAACATCATGCTGACCGGCTGGTACGGCATGCATGTGAACCAGTACATGCTGAACTCCGGCGACCGCCGCTATGCCGAGCCCGGCAGCCTGACCTTCCGTTTGAACGACACCACCGCCTTCCCGCACAGCGCCCACACGCTCGCGCAGTCGGTGCTCGACAATTACCAGCATTCGGATTTCTTCCTGTTCCCCTGCGAGCCGAACTGGGTCTACCCGGTGTGCAACATGTACGGCCTGGCCTCGCTGGCGTCCCATGACGCGGTGTTCGGCACCACCTACGCGCAGAACTCGCTGCCGAAGTGGATGGACATGCTGGAATCGGAATTCATGGACGAGAAGGGCTCGATCATCGGCCTGCGTTCCTACTGGACCGGTCTCGAAGTGCCGTTCTATGCCGGCGAAGCGGGCTTCGCGTTCTTCGCCAACTGCTTCTCGCCGGCGTTGGCGCGCCGCCTGTGGGCGATTGGCCGCAAGGAACT
This genomic interval carries:
- a CDS encoding phosphotransferase family protein, producing MSRDLARMLTGLREYLGVGAALTSITALSTGHSNETYKLEGINRILRMPPSKEGLLPPYDMAAQHAVLDAMGRHADGPPVPKVYELCTDAALIGDPFFIMECLEGEAFEYVTPEWLKALPDATRDAMCAQWIGAVANVHRLPVSAMPAPARTVVEEAQHWLDVARGAEASPDLVAVLEDLVARPPRPSGPPCPIHGDPKHGNTLWNRQGRMLALLDWEMAGVSDPLLDLGYVLQFYDQGEAALGSAGYELPGWWSRSRTIDEWQAMTGRSAVDMHRYEAIQVAKVAAIIQLGVHLYETGRAPDPRFASWAAIVPPYVALAVKLAAG
- a CDS encoding TetR/AcrR family transcriptional regulator; this translates as MASVTRRARTDVDAALNMEERLQLALERLLDRGLTITAISIDALAREAGIARATFYLHFRDKGELVARLIARVADEVVGAGGLWFVHAEDARFEDLRAAMARFFDAYMQHHAILAAAAETAPYDAQVGELHSRMIERFVAESRQAVQRIADSGRAHAGLPTMVAEVLSWSVNHTYVQYGKGLDDARREAFIDTWTHVVWHAIFAPDK